One Vicia villosa cultivar HV-30 ecotype Madison, WI linkage group LG5, Vvil1.0, whole genome shotgun sequence genomic window, GCAATAAGGGATGGAGAGGTAAAATGCAAAAGAAGGCAGCAGAAAGAAACTTATTGGAACAAAAAGTCCTCTTTCATATTTacccaattaaattaaaacataaaaaaccGTTAAAATTATACTCACAGCTCTGTCCCTATTCCTTTCCCAATAGGGATGCATCTAGCATGACAAACAGGAGATCCTCCTTTTGCAATAAGTCCACGCCATATATGATCCATATCACCTGGTGGGACAGAAGCATGTACTCCACCTGTTATCCTCGAGCCTCCTGGACCAAGAATACCCCTTCCATGAATGTCAGCATATGGAGCCTCATCATTACGTAATGTACCGTCTATCCTAGACCGCTTAGAATCTCTTGAAATGTTGTTTACATCAAGTACATCCCATGCACCAGAGGCTGATCTTGCAGGAAGCCGAGAACCAGTTGCAGGAGAAGAAAGCAACCCTGGTGCAGGAGGAGATGGCCTTTTCCAGTTTGGACCCATCTTATTTGTCAAGCTACTATCCTGAAATTTGTGTAAAGTACTACTCTCGTTAAAATCCGGGCCAGAAACAACAGATCCAGGACCACCTTGAGGACCAAAAGGCCGCATTGGCATGTTTGGACCAACAATACCACCAGTTGGCAAATGTCCAGGAAAATTATTTGGAACCATAGGACGATTATGACCGAAAAAATCCATTTGTAACGGTCCATATGGATGCTCATTTAGGAATAAATCAGGTCTTGGCCCATTACTACCAGGATAGAAGCCAGGGTAATCTTTGCCATGTACCTGGTCACCGTTGGAATAATTGATCGTTATGCGAGGATCATTGAAAAGGCGTCCTTGAAGGCCCTCTTTTGCACGTCGGGCTTCATCAACACTTCTAAATTCAACAAATGAATAATGCCTTGAAGGAAAACTCTTGATATTCTCAATTTCACCAAATAGAATCATGGCATTGTGGAGCATTTGCTCATCAATCTGAACATTGGGAGGATAACCGATCCACAAAATATTATTAGGTTGACCATCACCCTTCCTCCCCATTTGAGGTTGTGAATTCTGTTGACACGAGAACTATTTTTTATAAGTAAGACTAATAAAATTCAAGAtaccaaaataaagaaaacatcAGCCATTATACAAGTAGGTGCATGCAAGTCCTAAAATTGTATGGTTTTTTAAATGGCAACACATCATATCAAACAAGGCAATGACAAATGACAAATAAATCAACAGGATTAATGCATGATTCACATCCAATTAGATGCACATAGCACAGCATTCTCACCAGTGGCCTTTTTTGTCCAGAATAGAAATCAGTAGGTCCCGAGCTTTTTCCTTGGAATTGCCCATAATCAAGAAATTGATCCTACAGAAAACAGAAAAGGAAATATTAGACatattaaaacaaacaaaagagCAAAAATTACAAGCAGAAACAAATAAATGTTAGGCAACCCTCTTGGTTAGTAATATAGTCACAATAGGGAGAGAATATGATAGGTTACAAATAAGAGGGAGGGAAGGGAAAGTTCCAGGTCTCTCCAATGTCCAAGTGTATTAGAGTTTTTTCTCAATGAACATCACTTTTATTCTATATATTCCGAATCAGTGGCTAACACGGAATCcaccaatttctaaaaaacatcAATGAAAAAGTAATTGGAATGAAACTAATATATTACATCCAAAACACTACTAACCAAATCAGACAAACAAACCTTACGACACAATCAATCAAAGTCAATTTTAAAATGTAAAAAGCTTCACAAAGAGGTAGTTCACTCATATATGAATTATTTATTAACACAAAAAATtccagaataagccattttcaaAAAGGTTGTTGAAATTATAGATCCTACCATTAGACATCAGGATGTGTGTACAACAATAAGCAACTAATTAACATAAGGAAGTTGAAGAACAAGAAACAAAAACAGCATTCTGAAATACAGACTTACTTTTCTTGTAGAATGTGAACGGAGGAAGTCAACACGAATATTTTCCCCACCAATACGTTTTCCATTCATGATTTTCATTGCCTGAATGGCATCGTCCAAATTGAAAAATTCAACACATGCAGTATTTCTGTCTCTGAGGAACTTGTAATCCTCGATTTTACCAAACTTCCGGAAGTCGGCTTCTAAGTCTTCCTTTGTAACAGCTGGGCTAATGCCACCCACCCAAAGCTGTTTGCATGGCTTTGCCTGAAAATAACAGCATTTTTGGTTAAACACAAATTAAAAGGCAACCATCACTTCTTAATTTAGCAGCACTCACTTCAAATTTAACAGTCAAATTGTTGAAAAGAAATTCATATCTTTAGGTGgccaagaataaataaataaataaaaatgggtAGAAAAGGGAAAATATGGCACCATTGATCCATATGGTCGACTCCACCTAGTGCGAAAAGGCTATACATATGACATAGttaaggaaaatattttttgtgatggcTACATTTGTGGAAAAGGGTTAAAATATCTAAGGTTAAGTTCTAGCACGAAGTATTGTCCCAGCAGAGATTTGAAAACTATTAAAATataactagggtttgaagagacaATAGTAGAGAATAGAACAGAAAGCACAAAGTACAGCCCCTGCAGAGATTCTAGCACAAAGTACTGCCCCTGTAGAGATTAAAGTATCTAAAACCAACAGTGTTGGGAGAGTTGGCAACTAGACTCTCTCAAGAAAAGAACTAGGAATTGATTCCTGGAGTAGCTCATTTGAAAGATAGTCACTGTCGTCAATGGTGGATGGAGGTCCATGGCAGAGCCAAAATCACACCATACTGGCCGCTTTGCGGCACCGCTATAGTGGATTATGGCAGAAAATACCATAATATTGGCCGATATGTACCATTGTGGCGAGTCCAAAAACCGCCATGTATATCTTATTGCAGCCATGGCACCGCTATTTGATAACACTGAAGGTAGTACATCGGCCCTGGTGAAAAAAATCAGTTGTCTTACTGCCAGCTTGATCGTACTTACATTAGATTTGTAtggtcttaaaaaaaaaaatacaatctaTACTTTTTTTTTGATGCCAAAACTGAAAACAGTACGACAACAACTTGAGAGCTAGAATCCCTTGTGTATGACTGACTGTACAATCTCTTTCtactataatattattaatacaaAATTAAGTTTGCTTTTACTGGTAATAATATATAACGTATTTCCAGTTCCACTAATAAATCCCATAAACAAAATTATATCTTCTTCCATCAAGTCCTTAGGAAATTTAAAGCCCCTTCTACTGAAACTATTTAATGGAACAGCAGGACTTTTAAAAGAAAATGGTGCCTGTTATAATTAGATGCCAGGTTGCTAATTAGATTTGGTATTACGGATCAATACCATCAgtgttatttttgtgttttacACTTTCAAGTCGTAGCATTTGAGGGACTAAGATTGTTTTGACGGTTGTCACATGGATTGTTCGAATTTGCTGAGTAATGCATGTCCTCTGTAAATTAGTCTGGAGCGTGTGAAAAGATAAAAAGTTGAAACCAGCTCTAGTTAGACGAAGAAATTTAGCATATAGATAGATGAATTGAAAACTAATACTTTATTTTGTATCTTTCACGTCAGGATTAAATGCACGCCTTTCTAATTAAGCCTTATTTACAGCAATCTCAGACCCAAAATGCATCATTGCCGATGCTCTGAATTATGTTCTCTAAATCTAccactttctttcaaaaaaaaatatatacatttttttataattggTCTTACACAAAGTTGAGTCCCACGACAGATATTTTTGGCTGATTAAATTGAGGAGTTTTGAGAGGAAAAAGGAAAAACAAGGCTAGGTAATTTGGCGTTGAACACTGTTGTTTAGTATTGTTTATGCTAATGATAATTTACAGCCCATGCACTTATTCTGTATTGATGTAAAATTTGCAGTGAGTTCGAATACTATTCCCATAAAGAATTAGAGTGTTGAGGACAATTTTGAATTGTCAAGATTCACAAACCAAATATTCAATTGCCGGTGTGGCAAATTCTGCTCTGCGAAGGGTTACAACTCTCAATTTTCGACGCAATGACGAATTCTGCTCTGCAAATGGTTACAACTTTCGACGCAATGACAAATTCTGCTCTACAAATGGTTACAATATTCGACGCAATGACAACGTACATGGCAATGACCAATTCTGCTCTACAAATGGTCACAACTTTCAACGCAATGACGGCTTGATTTTATTCGATTCTAACACCAGTTTGATTTCTAACAGCAGTTAGAACAAATGTTTTAAAGTTTGATTTCTAACCGCAGTTAGAGCAAATGTTTTAAAGCACTGCTAAATACCACATAGAAGGTTCATGAATTTATCACTTAAACATACACCAATGCTAAAACTTCGGATGGAATAGTTTTCATCTTCTTAAACATTTTACATCCTCCTGTGAAGAAACATTTCATACAACAAAATTTCGtgcattaataaatcaatcacaaAACAAGATCTCTTTGATATGTGAGATTTAGTTCGCTAAAGTATACCTTTCCGAATTCGATAATCAAATATTTGCACCTAAATTGAAAAGTACTTCGATATTATATAAATTATCCTTCAATTTTAAATTAATCAACACacgttaatttttatatttgcatATGAACATGAATTTGAGTCTAAAATTGCATCAGTAAATATGGAAAATGCGTGATTCTCGAGGTTAACGAACTATTAGATCTAAATCCAATCATGATTAACGAACTATCGAAACATACCCTAATTTTTTGGCGCAAAACGTGATTCTTGAGCTTTCATCGTTGAATTTTATGTGTAAATCGAATAAACTATGGATTCGGTTTGAGCACTGAGAGTGCACGGCGAGCAATTACGCAGGCAACgataaaaatttaagaaaaatgcACGAAAACACTGAATGCAATATTGCAAAACGAATAATCGAATTgttgagataaaaaaaataagattagATTAGAATAAACATTAATAATACATGAATCCGAAGGGAAAGTGAAATTTAAGAGAGCGCAAAAGTGAGAACGAACCGGTCTAGCAAACTCAATTTTCAATGAATTGCCGCGAAAATGGAAGCCTTGAAGCGCGTTTTTAGCGGCTTTTGCATCTTCAACGCGTTTGAAGAAGACGAAAGCGTAACTGCGAGCGGAATAAGAGGTGACGCTATCGAGGGCGCCGTGTTGAGCGAAAAGGTTCATCAGATCGGAATCGGAAACGTCCGGCGTTAGATTTCCAACCCATAGGTTATTGGAAGGGGTTGTCGATTCATCGGTGTCTCGGCCGGTTTCATGTGGTGGCCTCGTTGGTTTCGTCGGAAGCGGCATTGCGATTGGAAAACCCTAGAAGAAGTGCGCCTCGAAGAACGTGGTCGAATTTCGAGAGATTGCGGATGGGAATTTTTTAGGGGAAGAAACCCTAGAAGAGGGAATGAATGTTTGGGATGTGATGGAGAAAGAGAAACTGGATTTGGATTAGGATTGaggttaaaataaatttatatatatgctCACTTTTCTTCCTTCAttcgtttttcttttttttttactagcTCATTAGTTTTTCTATAAATTAAAAAGTTAGCTTTTTTTAAAGAAGAATAATATTAACTCATATCATTTATCAAATGAAATTCAATACAAGAAAAAACAACATTAGCGATACTACGCCTAGATCAAGAATTGACCGTTTTAACTAATGAGTCGGCAACCATATTCACTTGACGTTTAATAAATtttacctcaaagttcggaaTAAAAGCTAACAAACGTTTAATAGAAAGAAGAATACAGTTAAATTCAGAGCTACCAGTAGATATAGAATGAATGCCTTGAATTACCACTTGAGAGTCGCTTTCGAATATCACATGATCTAAATTCAAGGTAACAGCATGTTGAACAACTTTTTGCAATGCTAAAACCTCACATTCTCTCGAGGACATACTACCTATATCCCAAGCAACTCCTGCAGTAATGAATCTACCCATGTTATCGCAAAAACACCAGCCTCTGTTAGTAGAACGGTGAGGCCTGTTGAAGCCAACATCGGCATTACATTTCACCCAACCTTCAACAGGAGGAGACCACACTGAACAAATTTGATTGTCATTAATTCTTTCATGATTATCCTGAGCTGGGAACCAATCCTGCCACTTAAAATAGGCTTGCAAGCCTAATCTAGAGAGACTCTCCCTTTCATTATTTCATACTACATTGTTACGGTTCCTTTAAATCACCTCTACCATCATAGCAAATCGACCTACATCCGTCATATATTCTCTGCTACAGATATCGAGAATAAGAGATTTAGCAtcactaagagtgtgtttggatgaggtcattaaaatttttaaaggaatttaaaattcaaagcaatttaaatgattcaatcgaaattcatttatttttaaattgttttgtttggatggagtattaagttAATTCATTATTAGATTTTTGgggttatttttataaaatttaaaatttttggacataataaaaaaattgaaaagtagggaccaatttgcaatttttaaaaatttgaaggactaaattatgaattttaaaaattatcaaagattaatttgcaattttttggggtaaattttgtaattttggaaaatatgagaaccagtttgtaaaatttgaagaaataatagtaacaaatacattatatgaagtatgagaggaatttcaaattctttggtttttggtgtcatttcaaaataattaaatttaacttatataaaatactctataaatttccatcattttaacaattcttcatttttgtatccaaacaataaattttgttcaaataattttaaattccctcaaaacattacattacctcattaaaatgctttatccaaacacactctaagagaTTTAGCATCACTAAAAGCTTGTAAGCGAGGCTCAATGATAGAAGACAAACATGTTACCCGCCAACACTGAATAATAGAAATACACCCAAAAAACACATGTCAATCCTCTTCTTCATTTACTTCGCAAACTGGGCATTCCGACGGACATTGAACAAAGTGTTGTCGGAGTCTAACCCACGATGGCAAGCAACCTCTACAAATTCTCCCCAAAAGGTGTTTAACTCTAGGCGGAGCCATAATGTTCCACAAATTCTGCAACGATCGTTTTTAGttgtgtattttatttaattgtgtgctatgtgaattacttgtgaattatgtgttaattatgtgcttatgtgataattgtgttatttattgagtATTA contains:
- the LOC131602069 gene encoding flowering time control protein FPA isoform X1; protein product: MPLPTKPTRPPHETGRDTDESTTPSNNLWVGNLTPDVSDSDLMNLFAQHGALDSVTSYSARSYAFVFFKRVEDAKAAKNALQGFHFRGNSLKIEFARPAKPCKQLWVGGISPAVTKEDLEADFRKFGKIEDYKFLRDRNTACVEFFNLDDAIQAMKIMNGKRIGGENIRVDFLRSHSTRKDQFLDYGQFQGKSSGPTDFYSGQKRPLFSCQQNSQPQMGRKGDGQPNNILWIGYPPNVQIDEQMLHNAMILFGEIENIKSFPSRHYSFVEFRSVDEARRAKEGLQGRLFNDPRITINYSNGDQVHGKDYPGFYPGSNGPRPDLFLNEHPYGPLQMDFFGHNRPMVPNNFPGHLPTGGIVGPNMPMRPFGPQGGPGSVVSGPDFNESSTLHKFQDSSLTNKMGPNWKRPSPPAPGLLSSPATGSRLPARSASGAWDVLDVNNISRDSKRSRIDGTLRNDEAPYADIHGRGILGPGGSRITGGVHASVPPGDMDHIWRGLIAKGGSPVCHARCIPIGKGIGTELPEIVDCSARTGLDVLAKHYADAIDFEIVFFLPDSEDDFSAYTEFLRYLGAKNRAGVAKFGNTTLFLVPPSDFLTKVLKVNGPERLYGVVLKFAPVPSGVPVHHSSQTPTPPSNQYMQQFPPSQADYDMNPAKDDRVLPMDYNRMLHEDSKLPAKQVYPPIGGPSVQSAAPDYAPNTASGSQAGVALTPELIATLASFLPTNAQSSAIDGAKSAVGSSTVKPPFPPVAPNDGNQSQLWKQDHQIADQSIHPPQQFRNMYNSHNAHFQPYPPASAPGHTSQVFSGSSHTQDSALSQQLQGVVSSRHMSNFVTPSQSGHVPASPHFSHQYQAEVPPNSQAFQQPNNNPQPFQQPNNNSQPFQQPSSTNPPHQPVMQYTADQINSNPPIQQHPAFGVSQGTPELEADKNQRYQSTLQFAANLLLQIQQQQTQGEHGPGNQQ
- the LOC131602069 gene encoding flowering time control protein FPA isoform X2; protein product: MPLPTKPTRPPHETGRDTDESTTPSNNLWVGNLTPDVSDSDLMNLFAQHGALDSVTSYSARSYAFVFFKRVEDAKAAKNALQGFHFRGNSLKIEFARPAKPCKQLWVGGISPAVTKEDLEADFRKFGKIEDYKFLRDRNTACVEFFNLDDAIQAMKIMNGKRIGGENIRVDFLRSHSTRKDQFLDYGQFQGKSSGPTDFYSGQKRPLNSQPQMGRKGDGQPNNILWIGYPPNVQIDEQMLHNAMILFGEIENIKSFPSRHYSFVEFRSVDEARRAKEGLQGRLFNDPRITINYSNGDQVHGKDYPGFYPGSNGPRPDLFLNEHPYGPLQMDFFGHNRPMVPNNFPGHLPTGGIVGPNMPMRPFGPQGGPGSVVSGPDFNESSTLHKFQDSSLTNKMGPNWKRPSPPAPGLLSSPATGSRLPARSASGAWDVLDVNNISRDSKRSRIDGTLRNDEAPYADIHGRGILGPGGSRITGGVHASVPPGDMDHIWRGLIAKGGSPVCHARCIPIGKGIGTELPEIVDCSARTGLDVLAKHYADAIDFEIVFFLPDSEDDFSAYTEFLRYLGAKNRAGVAKFGNTTLFLVPPSDFLTKVLKVNGPERLYGVVLKFAPVPSGVPVHHSSQTPTPPSNQYMQQFPPSQADYDMNPAKDDRVLPMDYNRMLHEDSKLPAKQVYPPIGGPSVQSAAPDYAPNTASGSQAGVALTPELIATLASFLPTNAQSSAIDGAKSAVGSSTVKPPFPPVAPNDGNQSQLWKQDHQIADQSIHPPQQFRNMYNSHNAHFQPYPPASAPGHTSQVFSGSSHTQDSALSQQLQGVVSSRHMSNFVTPSQSGHVPASPHFSHQYQAEVPPNSQAFQQPNNNPQPFQQPNNNSQPFQQPSSTNPPHQPVMQYTADQINSNPPIQQHPAFGVSQGTPELEADKNQRYQSTLQFAANLLLQIQQQQTQGEHGPGNQQ